The genomic window AGCCCCGCATTTCATATGATAACGCGGTCCTGGAGGCTCTTTGTTTTGGATGGATTGATAGTATTATCAAAAAGATTGATAAGGAACGTTTTGCGCAACGATTTTCACCGCGCAAATCAAAGAGCGGGCTTTCACAAATGAATAAAGAGCGCATACGTGAACTTATAAAAGAAAAGAAGATGACGAAACGGGGACTTGAGGCAATCGCGCATGTATTCAATCCAAAAACAGACACGGCTGATAAATTTTTGATTCCTCAAGATATTTTGAAAGCATTACAAAGGAACAAAAATGCTTGGAAATATTTTCAAAAAATGCCGCCTTCATATCAGCGTATCAGGATCGCGTATATTGAAGACGGTAAGCGGCACAGTATGGATATGTATCAAAAAGCTCTGGCCCATTTTATAAAGATGACGGCGGTAAATAAACGTTTTGGATTTGTGCGAGAAAGAAGAGACGCTATCGTGTAAAAAAGTTCGGGGCAAACAAATTTACTTCTTTGGAGTGTTCAATTTTTCTTATGTTTATATTCAACCTTCCACGTCAGACCAGGTTTTATTCCGGCTATAGCAGGCAATAAATGATTGAGAAGTTGTTCCGCTGTCATCTGAAATTTATTCCCTTTTGCAGAAATCTTAACCCAACCATCTTTATCCCGAAAATATTTTTCGGTAAATTTCTTTGTACCCATCGATATTATATAACTGTCATTTGTTAACTTCATATTTTAAAGTATATCATAATTGATGTGGAGCTGACAAAAATAATGGCTCAATCAGGTCATTATTTTTATACCCAACATATACAAGTTAGGACCCCTCATTGACAAAACCTGGTTTTTGAGTTATTCTAGTTTGTTCTTTAATTTTTCTGACAACCGAAAGGGATCGGACATGAGATATGTTAACGACGAGGGTAAGGAACACGTTTATCCGGCTACGCCGTTTGACCCCAAAGAAACAAGTAAAGGGTCCTTCGGCGACGCGTCCCACATGCTCCTGCGCCAGTTCAACTTTCCGGAAAAATTCACTCCGGAAAAGGACAGGCTGACTCTGTGCGACCACGACCGTATCATGGAGCGCCACAGCCAGGCGGCGACTGCGATTTTCCGGAAGTACACAGGCAGAGGCGAACTTGCCCTAACAGACTGGCTCAAATCTGCCAATGACGACAAGGTGATGGCACTCTTGCTCGAGCTCATGCAACTGGATCTGCCCGAGCTTGGCGCCATCCACTGGACCGGATACCGCATCTGCTACTCGGTCAATCGGGGCAATGGCTATCCGGTTTACACGCTTGAACTCTTCGTCAAGCGTTCCGAAGACACTAAGGTCTCCACCGCAAACCCCCAGAATCCGAAGAGGAAATAGTCCAGAACCGATCCCAACACTAGTTCCGGCAGGAGGGATGTGCAGCGAGCCACATTTTCACTGCTCGCACATTCCAAAAGCAACTTTCTCTGAAGGTTGTTTTTGTTTACAAATTAAAAAAATGCCGTGTCCGTAAAATAACTATATAAAAAATAGTCGACAGTAGGATTTATCAACTCTAAGCCTAAATTATCATCTAATAGACAAAATTAAAATAACCCCCTGGCTCTTTCAAAGGTGAGCCGAGAGGATTCGCGAAGATCCGGGGGTGGAACATCTTCGGGCAGGAGAACCTGGATCTCGCGGTACAGGGTCTCTTCCCTGTTCTTTCTATATTATTGAATAAATTATATATTTTTATTATAATAATAACATATGAATATATTAATATTTTTTTTATCGGCATCCTTTCTTTTGGGTCTAATTCTTGAATTTAAAAACAAAAGCTCTAAATGGAGAGGATTCTCTTTGCCAATTAGGCAATCTTCCCTTGGCGTCCTCTTATTTTCAATTGTATTACTGTGCTACTTTATCTTGAGTGATTCTGGTGTGCGCTACAGCGCAACTTTGATTTACATTGTTTCAAGGGTCGCTTTACTTTTTGCGATTCTTTTATTAGTTTCCTTATTAGGCATATTAATTGGCGCTACATTGGAAAAAATATTACAAACTACCAATAAGTGAATCCACACTCAAAAATGGAGCCAAAAATCGCCAACCAGGCGATTTTCTGTTATAATTATCAGATAAAGATAATAATATATAAAATATGGAAATCGCAATCTACCTGGCAAAATTCTGGGGCAGTCTTTTTATGATTCTCGGCGCAATGTCTGTTGGCGCAAAATTTTTAGGGAGAATTATAGAATATACCGAAGACAAAACCATTACTATCTCTACGGGATATATCACGTTTTTATTGGGATTAATCACCGTGGTTTTACATAATGTTTGGGTTGCCGACTGGAGGGTCGCCATCACAATTTTAGGATGGATTACATTATTCAAAGGAGTTGAAAAAATCGGCTTTCCTGATCGCGTTAATAAAAAGGCCCAAATGTTCAAAGGCGGGCAGGTGCTTTGGGGCGGCGTCATATTTCTTATAGGCGCTTGGTTCTTCTGGATGAGTTTTAAATAAACTCTTGCTAATGAGGGCATTGTTTTTGTTTAAACAAGGTGTATACTAAGAAACATGTTAGCCCTATCCGTAGAAAATCTAAAAAAAATCTACCGTGAAGTGGAAGCCGTCAAGGGCGTCAGTTTTAGTGTGGCTGAAAAGGAAATTTTCGCCCTTATCGGCCCCAATGGCGCCGGAAAATCTACCACTTTAAAGATGCTGGCCACCATTTTAACCCCAACTTCGGGCAAAGCCGAAATTTACGGTTTTGATGTTACCAAACAAGCCAATGAAGTCAGAAAAATCATCAGCTATCTGCCGGAAGAAGCCGGCGCTTACAAAAATTTAAGCGGCAAGGATTATTTGCAGTTTATGGCCGCAATTTACACGGACGACAC from Patescibacteria group bacterium includes these protein-coding regions:
- a CDS encoding YdeI/OmpD-associated family protein — protein: MKIKNTLYVTNRKDWRNWLVKNHKNKKEMWLIYYRKKTGKPRISYDNAVLEALCFGWIDSIIKKIDKERFAQRFSPRKSKSGLSQMNKERIRELIKEKKMTKRGLEAIAHVFNPKTDTADKFLIPQDILKALQRNKNAWKYFQKMPPSYQRIRIAYIEDGKRHSMDMYQKALAHFIKMTAVNKRFGFVRERRDAIV